TGATGGGGAAGCAGCAGTGAGGGGAATGTTGCTCCTCCGTGGTGTACGTTCGTTTGCCTTGTAGTCACATGGTGAATTCGTTTCGCATTCGACCGAGTTGTCTGTTTTGATCCTCCTTTTGGTGCCCCCTACGCTGATAGTATTTCCCCAATTGGaagtttccccccctttggatATCTCCAAAACCCGCTGCGCAATGTGACTTATCAAGCTAGCCACTCTGCACTTTTCGTAACCATACCTATGCATGGAGTGCAGCACAATTGTCATTTGGCCCAGGGAGAAATTCTTGTACCTGTTCACAACGTAGAAGTGGAAGACGTCACTGGTTAGGCGGCGAGCTGAACTGACGTACTGGTCGGCGTAGCGATCGGCGTGATCCCCCTGGGGTATGACCTTATGTAGACTATTCAAAATGATGCAAACGCTTTTCGAATTGAGGGAGTAAAACAAGgtgttcttttcccccttgctgAGCCGCTGTATTATCAGTTGGTATAATTGTGCATTCCGGATGGAACACTTGGCCGTTACGTCTAGCAACAGGGTGACGTCCTGTTCATTCATGAGGTGCACATATGGTTGGAAGAATCCCACAAAGGTGGTTATCAGCTTCCGTAAGTGTcctctcttcttttcctccttcacatGGGTGAGGGTGTTCACTAGCCCCTTCAGGATTAGGACGTAGCTTTGGCTGTTGTATATGTCTTCTCGGAACATTCGCTCAACGGAGTGACTTACGGTTACTGCTTCGCGGTACAGCCGCTCACCGGGTGGCAATTCACCGGGTGGCAGCTCACCAGGTGGTAAGTCACCATGAGGATGCTCACTCAGCGTCGCTGCGCCTGGGGCCATCTCCCTGTGCACCTTTGCAggcaccccctttttgcctTGGCTTCTTTTGTAAAACTCGTATGATAGCATCTTAAGCGAATCCAATTTATCGCGTCTGCACGTTAACGTGCTGTACACCCTCTCCCTCCCCAACAGTAGCAACCGCGCTGTTCTTATCATTTTGCTTTACTTAACTTTCACCCGTTCACCCGTTtatccttcccccctccctATTGCTACACGCAACACTCAGCAGATGCGCACCCCTTTAAGATGGACGTACGACGTTGCCCTTCATCCTCCATTTCCTTCTACAGAAGCTGCTCATCAAACGTGGGCAACTTCGTTGTTCCTCCCCCACGCTGGTCGCTTAGCGTCGGCTACCTATGCATTAACCTATACagttcattttgtaaaaaaaaaaaaaaaaaaaaaaaaaaaagatccttttcttccatttgaaGAGTGGCttgatggggaaaaaaaaaaacatcgaaACGTTGCCGGGGATGCGAACCTAAATATGCCGCTTTGCATGCAAGAAAACCCCTCCCCCAAAAAAGAGAGGGACACACAAACGGGGAGGACATTCATCTAAGTAGTTTATTCCTCCTAATGGATGAAGAACGGCAAATGGGTGACCCTCTGGGTGAGAAGCAAATCTTAACAGGAGCTAAGTGGAGTATAGAGGAACGCGCTACCCCCGCGGTTTAAACAGGCAATGTTCTTTACACCCACAAGAAAGTGAAGTGGTTGAACGGAGAGCTACAAGGAAGTTCACCCAAATTGGGAACGCCTCGATCATTAAGCAAGTTGAACTGTTTTCCATTCCCCCTTTCTACAGGAAATTGTCCGGGGGCGTTGGCAACAGGGGGGACCAACATGTACAAACAGGGAAAgcacaaatgtacacatatatacatatgtgcctACGTGTGTGGCTTGACTTTCTATTAATGAAGTATCCTACCGAGGGAGGAGGCCTCCTTCGTTTTGCATTTACACATTGTGGACTCCATTTTGATGCTTGCTGGCGAGCTCACTGAATGATCATTTGTGATCCTCCCCCCTGTCAAGCGTGTACCGGAAGGCCCAACGCATGTAAGTATGCACAGATATGTGTTCGGTGCCCCTTCGtatttttgtgtgcacattaGGTGAAAATCCCTtgtggggggggaaggaattcCTTCCAACCATTGAAATATCACCATTATGACTTCCCCCTGATAAGGGGTAACGCACAACCCTTCGTGAATATTTTGAGCCGGTTGGAATGTACGATGGGGGTTCGTCGCACGAGGGTTCACCATGTGACGGTCACACCTAGTAGAACATgagagaaagggaagagaagaaagaaccTAACATCTGCGCAAGATTAGCAACGAGTATCTTCGCAGGTTGCAATTGTGTATGCACCGCGGCCCACACCACTGTACGCGATTCCGCGGtgaaaattcatttttatggcAATTTGCTCAGCAAAGGGTGCAATCGCGATGTAAGTCCGACTCTGTAAGTATGCGCATCTGGTGAGGGGCGAACGTAAAGTATGCCGAGATGACACTTTCAGTCGAGATGGTACCTCCGGGTGGGAACACCATATGTGCGTTGTCACCATTAGCTATGTGCTCCTTGGCACTTGGCGCGtgagccattttttttgcacccaTGTGGGCACACCGCTACCCCGCGTGCACCGACACTGGGCTCTGTTTTTCACCGACCAAGGGTGGCCACTAGAGGGCACTCAAAACGGGCTCCTCACGAGCGTAGCGAAAGGGAAGCAAAGTGCATACCGACGTGCATAATGCGATACGGGCACATGCCGGgctgagaaaaaaatggtttaCTGGTCAACAGTGGAGGAGTGTGAACTGGAAGAAAACGCAaacaggtaaaaaaaaaaaaaaaaaaaaaaaaaaaagtgcatacatattGGTAAACACCAAGGTGATCACAATTGtcacaaaattgtgaacatATTTTATCAACATTAGCTTGTCAACATTTTCAAACGCGTGTTGTCATCCCACTGTAACGTGGCAACTGTCAAAGCGAAGAAGCCAAACGGAGAAAGCCAAACGAGGTTAAAATCGGCCGGATATATCAGGAGAGGACCGAGCGCCAACtccaaaaaaaggtgtaaaagcgtttttttttttttttttaacatagtTGCATTTGTTGAAAAATGTAGATTTGTGTGCCTCGCCACGAAGCAGAAAGTGGTTCGCGCGTGACGCACGTCAACATATTGTTTGAGTGCTCCCATATCACGCCCCCTTTTTACCCTGCCGTGTTTTCCCCTCAGGAGGAAAGTGAAAAGCCTGCACAGGAAGTGTTCACCCCCCCCTCGAGTGGAAGCCACGTGATCAAGCGAATCGCGTAACAGGGAGAACCACCCAACCGCTTACCGCTCACCTATTGATCACCACCCCGGCATGGAAAACTTTCGGGGTTTGAAGTTCGCCACGAAGGCGCCAAAAGGAAGCAGCGCCTACGGAAAGGAGGACGGAATCGAGGTGAAGTTCGACAGGAAGGAAGACGAAAACTTTGTGTACTCGTCGTACGAGCATGTAGAGACGCAAGTGCAGAAGAAGTCGAGCAGCAATAATGGTGGAACAGTTGGTGCGGGGGGACAGGTGACGTTCTCCTGCAAGAAGGTGAGCACGAACTACGAAATCAAGGTagagaaaatgaaggaaaaaaaactgggGGTCCTATTAATTGGCATAGGAGGAAACAACGCCACCACGTTGTTAGGGGGAATCTGCGCAAACGCAAAAAAACTAACGTACACAAATAAGTACGACGTGAAGAAGGCCAACTATTTGGGTAGTGTATTTCTCTCCTCTAATGTAAGGCTAGGTTATGACGCGAAGAGTAGGGAACATTCCTACTGCCCGATACACAAGCTAATTGAGGTGTACAATCCTGAAAATATCACCTTCGGAGGATGGGACCTTAACAACCTGAACTTAAAAGATTGTCTGGTGAGGAACAAAGTATTTGAACAGGActtggtggaaaaaataaaagacgACATGAATTACGTTCCACTGAAAAGTGTGTACTTTAAGGGAAATTTCATTGCAGCTAATCAACAGAAGAGAGTGAACAATATTCTTGTGGGAAAGAATAAGCTAGAAGTTCTGGAAGAAGTGAGAAAACAAATTTGCTCCTTTAAGAAGACCAACAATTTAGACGAAGTAATTGTCCTATGGTCTGGGAACACTGAGAAGAATATTGCACACATTGAAGGGGTGAATGATACATATGAAAATATTCTCTTAGCATGTAAGAATAATCACCCGTCTGTTTCCCCAAGTATTGTGTATGCCTTGGCGTCTGTTTTGGAAAACTGTCCCTTTATTAATAGCAGTCCCCAGAATACTCTCGTCAATGGTGTGGTACACCTTGCTCAGGAGAAGGGCATTTTCATCGTCGGCAATGACTTGAAGACGGGCCAAACGAAGATCAAGAACTTCCTCCTGGACTTTTACTTCGGCACTGGTAAGGCGGTGCTGCGTAGAGAGTAGCGCTATGCGATACTGCTTCGCGAAGATGCGTTCTGTCGGGCAACTCCCCCACCTGTAAACTGTGCCAACTTGTTCACTACCCCTTGCATTACCATTGCATTATTTCACCTTAGGCCTGAAGCCCAAGAGTATCGTCTCGTACAACCACCTCGGAAACAACGACGGAAAGAACCTCTCCTCTGACCTCCAATTTTACAGCAAGAAAATTTCCAAGAGTAATCTCATCTGTGATTACGTGAAGGCCAACGAGCATATGTATGCagacgaagaagaggaagcagCCCTGTCGAATAAGTTCACGAATCAGAGTGGAGACTACTGCAAGGGAGACAGTCTGCTGTCCACCTCCACGGATGTCTCAGACCTGCAAGCAGATTACGCATATGTAGACGCAATAGAAAACCAGAAGGTTAACAGCGAGATTGTTATAAAGTACGTTCCCTACGTAGGAGATGATAAGAAAGCCATCGATGAGTATATCAGTGAAATATTTatgaacggaaaaaataccATTTCGTTGTACAATGTTTGCCAAGATTCTCTTCTAGCTTCTCCCATTTTAATTGATCTAATCCTATTGGTGGAATTGTCTCAGCGGGTTTACTTCAAGGGTGCGTCCCTAACTTCCTCTGGTATTGTCCCAACCCCGCAGTCGAAGATAAGCAACCCGATCAACGTTGGGGGGATTATCAACTGACTCACACCATTGTTAAGGAGAAATATCCtgagtttaaaaaaatggaatgtgttCTCTTCCTGTCCAgtcttttttgtaaatctCCTTTCAATTCAAGTGTGTACAAAACGAGAcactccttcttttcccagTTGGAAAGTCTCTGCAATTATGTGCGAGTTATTTGTGGCCTCCCCGTGGACGATCACCTGGACCTCCCCTACATGATCTGAGGACCTGCTGTCATCTGAAACGGATGCACATAAGTACATGATAAGGATGAGCGAAGCTCACGTTGCTTATTGCCTGACCAGcgtttatacatatatacatatatttatatatatttatgtgtccTCCCCGCAGTGCGCCcttcatattccttttaaatcatttttttatcaatatGTGTGTAACTTTGGAGGGATGCTCAAGGAAATCCCCCCTCCCACGTTGTTCcatttatttacatttttttaccttttttattatatatatattttttccttttcacctcGTCGCGAACCCTGCCCACCTCTCCTGCCGCACTTTGCAACGTTTCCCCATTTATGATAGTTTCACGAAATGACGTTCGAATGGCGAAAAGGTGGAGAGGTGTGGATTTTtagaggacaaaaaaaaaaaaaaaaaaaaaaaatgaacatatccACAAAACTGCTCACAAGACCAAGTTGAAAAGCTAGTAAGAAGGATGTTACGTATTTTATGCGGTGTGCTGCCCCCACGACGAGCCTTTTGTTCACCCTAAGTTAAGCTTCTTCGAGGCGATGGTGTGATAGATGAAGCGCTCGAGATTTGCCACTTCCCCTGTGCACTTGAAGTTCTGCATAATTTGTTTCTCGTCGTGTAGGAAGCGGATGTCGTCCACGCTGGTCTGCTGACCGCATATCAGGTCCGTGAAGGAGTGCACCTGCGTGGGGGAAGTGATAAAACGATGGGGTAATGGGGGGGATAAGACTCCATGCGACGCGCTCCTAAGTGCGCAGAGTAGGTCTCACCTCATCCTGTGGAATGTTGACACCAACGTAAATGACCGAAGAGGAGGACTCCCGCATTTGGTACTGCTTGAGGCATTCGTTGATCTGGGGGGGGCAATGGCATAAACAGACAAGCGGTAAATGACGGTGCGATGAATGGTGGTTGGATGACTAAGTGCTGGTGGGGTGCCACCCTAACTCACATTTTCGTGAGCAgataggaagaagaaaacctCCAGCACGATATTTCTCgtgacccttttttttgttaagacGTTGTGATACGCTCTGTAGAGGCTGTGCAGGATGTGGTTGTCACTGAAAATCTGaatgggggggaagtgaaaaaggaaagttgaggaggggaaaatgttCGGTTAGGTTTATCCCAATGGTGGTTTCCCATCAGAGGGTATTGTTTTGGTGGGGGCACAACTCTTCCAATAGTACACCTGCTCTGAGGTGCTTGCCCCTGTGGCAGCTTTTTTACTCACCAGTTGGCCATCTAACAGGAGAAAGAAGCGGCGCAAGTCAGGGTCTCCAGCCTGCGTTTTCTCATTGTACACCTTTAGAAGCTCCTTCGCGTTGGTGACATTTTTAAACACTTCAATGGTTACACTAACAGTTTCGTCTGCGATGTGCAGTTCCCtctgcatttttcccccgATTTGCGTCTCTGCGTCGTTGCGCTTTAtgcgtttgtttgttttgctttatgctgcttccttttttcgctTCCGTTATTTGTTACTTTATTTGTTACCTTTAtttgttgcctttttttactacttttttttttccttttttttgttcgttcCTCCAAGTGGGCCAACTTAGCACACAAGATGAAGCGCCCTTACCGAGGAAGCACCGTCGAGTGCGTGATTCTTCCCTGGGTAAATGCCCATAGAATGAATATACAACGCACAAGTGCACCCGTGTCGAAGGGAGAAGTTTTTTAGTAAgtccaaatgggaaaagtaTATTCCACTTTGGAAGCACTCCACTAGCGTgacagcaaaaaaaaaatggtagaaAAAGGTAGAAAAAATGAGTCCTATTATACTTccgtccaaaaaaaagggaaccacACTGCCctcttaaaaaggaaaatgtcaaAAGGAGGGGAGCGAGACAAAGAgtgggcacaaaaaaatgggtgccttctttttccactcTGCTTTGGAACCGATGTAGTCTTTTCTCAAGATTATATGCCCCCCCCCCCCAAAGGGTGTGTGTATCTCACCTTTTGTATATAGGAAAGGAACGAGGTAGTTGTAGCAAGTTCACACTTAAGTGTCTCCTCTGTTTTGTTAAGCCTCTTTCAATCTGTGTTATCTCGCTCTAACAATGCTGCTTGTGAGGATGCATCCCCACCTGTTGAGGCAAAGGTGGGAAGCGTGTCAATACGCATGTGTCTGTACGCACATAGAGTCGTCCTTCCACCCCCCTACAACCGCGCATctgtagaggaaaaaaacagtgCAGTCCCTTCCTAGGTAATAGGAAATAGTAACGTAATCTGCGCACATGCTTACCACATATGGTAGGtgcaatagaaaaaaaggaggtagtCATTGCTGGTTGTGCTCTTTTTAAGGACCTCTAACATGTTGAGAAATTTTGGTGGGGAAAGGTACGTGCACTGATTGCACGATGGACAAAGAAAGTCACAGGAGGATTAACTCCTCCTACCCTCCCCATAAAAAAAGCACCCATGTCACCAACATGGGAAGGGGTTCCTGCTAGTGGTGGAATTGTTTTCTTTGAATAGGCGCATAAATCGAAAATGATAATTGGGCcttccaaaaaatatattattcaaaaacACTACGTGCGAGGCGGGGAGAATATCACATGGTTGCTACTACGTGGTGACAGAACGGAGGAGgattaaaaggaagagagtTTCCAAAGCACTTGAGTGCACGTAaaatggctattttttttttttttttttttctttccattcctcTTCTGTATAATTTGGCAGAAAAGTTTTGTCCATATTTAGACAAATTTTTTGAGgtcctatttttttaacgcaTGTTTGGCTAAACGACGACCATTCTTCTGTTCCGCATGCACAGTTGAATTGTCAACATGGTCACTGCTGTGCGTGCACACACTATGGGACATggtgaagaggaaaaaaaaaaaaaaaaaaaaaatgccacatGTTGTCTCACCAGTTATGCCTTCACCTATGTTAAAACACTTTTGCGATCGTTTTAAACACGATAGGGTGTACAgaatgcactttttttttttttttttagttcacTCGGGGGAGCAAAACGGCATAACCGCGGAACCTGTGGTAATGTATTAACGAAGCAGTTATGAAATTCCCCCAGCACAGATAATACCCACATGGGAAGATACAACACGAAGAGAACagagatgaaaaaaattgcctcttttttttcccccctttgtctTTTTATCCTCCTCGCCTACTTAAACAATGTGAAATTGGCAGGATGTGTTAGTAGGGCCATCAGAAGGGGCGCTGGGAAAAATGCAAGGACAGCTGAATGGAAACATAGCATGGAACCCCTGGACGGGCAGCAACAATCGAAGCAATCGCTACCATCGGAACAATCCC
The Plasmodium coatneyi strain Hackeri chromosome 10, complete sequence DNA segment above includes these coding regions:
- a CDS encoding Myo-inositol 1-phosphate synthase, giving the protein MENFRGLKFATKAPKGSSAYGKEDGIEVKFDRKEDENFVYSSYEHVETQVQKKSSSNNGGTVGAGGQVTFSCKKVSTNYEIKVEKMKEKKLGVLLIGIGGNNATTLLGGICANAKKLTYTNKYDVKKANYLGSVFLSSNVRLGYDAKSREHSYCPIHKLIEVYNPENITFGGWDLNNLNLKDCLVRNKVFEQDLVEKIKDDMNYVPLKSVYFKGNFIAANQQKRVNNILVGKNKLEVLEEVRKQICSFKKTNNLDEVIVLWSGNTEKNIAHIEGVNDTYENILLACKNNHPSVSPSIVYALASVLENCPFINSSPQNTLVNGVVHLAQEKGIFIVGNDLKTGQTKIKNFLLDFYFGTGLKPKSIVSYNHLGNNDGKNLSSDLQFYSKKISKSNLICDYVKANEHMYADEEEEAALSNKFTNQSGDYCKGDSLLSTSTDVSDLQADYAYVDAIENQKVNSEIVIKYVPYVGDDKKAIDEYISEIFMNGKNTISLYNVCQDSLLASPILIDLILLVELSQRVYFKVEDKQPDQRWGDYQLTHTIVKEKYPEFKKMECVLFLSSLFCKSPFNSSVYKTRHSFFSQLESLCNYVRVICGLPVDDHLDLPYMI